Below is a genomic region from Treponema sp. OMZ 798.
TGGCCTTTTTTCTATATTCTTTTGGAGGTTCTATAAAAAGGTGCCTTAAAAGCTGGTTAAAAAATCCGGGAGCATCTTCTTTAGGTAATCTGTAAAGTTGCGAAATAACAAAGCTGTTAAAAAATTGATTAACATACATAAATTGGGCAAAGAAGACAAAGAAAAAAAAGAAAAACCAGACTTGAATTAAAACTAAGATGACATTTGTAAAGATTCCGTAAACGATTGTAAATTTTGCTGTAGATCTAAAAAGCATAAAAAATACTTTTATAAAGAAATAAGATAGGGTGCATCCTAAGGCAGAGGTCCAAGCATTTTTAAAAGACGGTTTTACAGGAGGCATAACATAATAAATTAAGCAGATAAAGAACTGCATAAGTAGAAGCGGAATAAAAATAAATAAATTTTTTAATAAAAAAACAATGTTGTTAGAAAAAACCGATTGAACTATGTTTATTCTAAAAACTGCGGAGCCCGTACTTAAAAGTATAAACAGCATAACTAAAAAAATAACTACAATCACCTCTCCTAAAATGACCGTTAGACTTGTTTTTATGGCTGTCTTTTTTGCTTTTTTACGGTATATTTTCCTTATGCTGTGCTGTATTGTTGCAAAAAAACGTCTTGCCATCCAAAGAATAAAAACGGTAACAATAAAATCAAAAACCGAAAATGTATTTATATTCAAAAGCAAAGAAAAAAAACGGTCTATGTTTACCGTGTTTTCAAAAATAGAAAGGGAGCGGATAGCGCTTTTTACCTGCTCCGGAGTTTGTTTTAAAACTCTTAGTAATATTGTTAATGTTAAAATAAAAAGCGGCAAGGCCGACATTAAAAAATTATAGGCTCCTGCTGAGGCAGTTGTTAGAAGATCATTATTTGCAAAGCTTACAATCGTAATATATATTTTTTGATTAAAGTCATAGAGGCCTTTTTTTTGCTCTTGAACAACTCTTGCGTACCAAGCTAAAAATTTTTGACTACCGGTTGTTTCTCTTTTCAATTGGAGCCCTCCTATCTTGTGTAATAATACACGACTAATTGAGTCCTGTCTCGTAAATTTAATTTTTCCAATATTGAAGAAACATAATTGCGTACAGTTCCTTCGCTTAAACTAAGCCGATTCGATATTTCTTTATTATTAAGGCCGTCTGCAACCAATTCTAAAATATCCGTTTCTCTATCGTTTAAATCTTCTTTAAATTGAGAGCGGGCCGGTTTTGTTTGCGGGATTTTTGATATTATTTCGGAATCGAATACAATGCTCCCTGCACCGACAGCATTTAATGCAGGTATAAGGGAATCTATATTTTGTTTTAATATATATCCCTTACATCCGAAGTTAATAGCCTTTGTAATATATTCTTCATCATTAAAGGTTGTAAGCAGTAATATTTTTGCATCCTTATGTTCAGCTAAAATTTTTTCACTTGCTTCTATGCCTGTCATATTTTCCATTCTTATATCCATTAAAAGAATGTCCGGTCTGTGCTCGTTAAATAAAAATACCGCCTCACTTCCGCTTGAGCCTGTTGCAATAATATCGAAGCCGTTGGCTTTTAATATTGTTTTTAAAGAGGAAACAACAAGGCAATCATCATCAACTATTATTATCTTCATTATGTTTATCCTTTTTTATTTTCGGAAAAGTAATATGGGTTTTAAATCCGTTTTCGGAATAAAAATTAACCGTACCCCTATGTTTTTCTACAAGGTCTTTTATAACTTTTAATCCTATTCCGTAATTAACAGGTTTACCTAAAGAGCCCGATCCATTATCTTTAAGCACAAGGGAATAAAATGCAATGTGTTCCAATAAGCTGATTTTGAATTCGCTTGCTCCGCTGTGCTTAATAGTATTTGAAAGGCTTTCTTTTACTATTGAAAAAATATCGTATTTTAATTCGTAAGGTATGGAATCCGCCTTATATGTTAATTGTATTTTAGGTTTTTTTGTGTTTTCAGCAAGCCCTTCCAAACCTGTTTGTAAGTTAAAAGAATCATTGTGCATATTATGGAGGCATTCTCTTATTTCACTCATTCCGTTTTCCAAAGCATTTTGTAAAATATTTAAGTTGTCTTTTACTTCTTGCTGGTTTGATATGTACTTTAAGGCATTTACCTGCAAAATACCGGCACTCAGTGTATGACCTATGGAGTTATGAAGACTGCCGGAAATTCTATTTCTTTCGGCTAGGATTAAAACTTCGGCATTTTTTAAAACGTCATTTTGTAGAATTCTTTCCCTTTTTTCTGCGTTTATTTTATTTTCCGCAAGCTTATCCTTAAGGTTTATTACTTCCGTGATTTTTGCAAGGTATTGTCTTTTAATTTCGGAATAAAAAAAGATTATAAGAGCAAAGATAAAAAATATTAAATCAAAATTTAAAAAAAGACATAAGATAGGCAGGTATCTCAAAAGTTTTTTTTGCGAACTTTCGCAGTTTTGATACTCTTCTAAATTTATAGTCATAAGTATGGGAGAAAAAAACACAAGGTTCTTATCGAAAGCTGCTATTGAAAAAACAAATAGTAATAAAACAATGAATTTGATTTGCTTGTTCTTAACCATATTATCCCAAAGACCTATAGAGAAAAAAATGATAAAATAGGGAATGGCAATAAAAGAGCTTGTTTTTATAAATAAAAAAAGAGAACAAAAAAGACTTATCAAAAAAAATTCTAAAAATAAAAGCATATAAATTTTTGTCTACATCAAGGATTAATATTATGAGTATAATCTAAAGTCTTTAAAAAATCAATAAATAGTATTGACAGAATAAAAAAGTAGTGAGATAATATTTGATTATAGGGAGGTTTAAGTTGAATAAATATGATATAGTTAGCTTGGTTAAACAAAAAGAAGCTAAGATTATTCAAATCAGGCGTGATTTGCATCAGATTCCTGAGCTGCAATTATCCTTGCCTAAGACTGTAAGTTATGTTTGTAAACAGCTTGATGAGCTGCAAATACCATATTATAAGCTTGTTGACGGCAATGCTATTGTTGCAACTATTGAAGGAAAAGAAAAGGGTAAATGTATTGCAATAAGAGCAGATATGGATGCCCTGCCCATAAAAGAAAATACGGGTTTAAGTTTTGCATCAAAGCATGAGGGGTGTATGCATGCTTGCGGGCATGACAGTCATACGGCTATGGCTCTCGGCGCCTGTATGGTGTTAAAGGAGCTTTCATCGGAATTTAAGGGCTGCGTTAAAATTTTATTTCAGCCCGGGGAGGAGTATCCCGGAGGTGCTCTCCCTATGATAGAAGAAGGATGTTTGGAAAACCCAAAGGTTGATGCTCTCATAGGGCTTCATGCCGGTTACATTTACCCCGGTGTTGAAAAGGGAAAAATAGGTATCTGTCCGGGTGCTTTTTTTGCTTCAATGGACCGTTTTCAAATTACGGTAAGAGGCAAGGGTGCTCATGGTGCATATCCCCACATGTCTGTGGATCCTATTCCGATAGCTTGCGAAATAGTTTCTGCTCTACAAAAGATTATAAGCCGGGAGCTTGCCCCTACGTCAAATGCTTTAATTTCGGTTTGTCAAATACATAGCGGTACGACTCAAAATATAATTCCCGATGAGGTTTTTATGGAAGGAACTGTACGTGCTACAGATGAAGATGTGCGAAAGTTTATGGCAAAGCGAATTGATGAAATTGCTTCAGGCATAGCAAAGTCATATAGGGCAGAGGCGGAAACCGTTTATGACTTTAAATATCCCGTCTTAATGAACGATAAGGCTTTTACGGAATTCTTTGCTGAAAATACAAAAGAAATTTTTGGGGAAGATTGTATCCATGAAATTTCAATTCCTACAATGGGCGGAGAAGATGTTGCTTTTTTCCTTCAAAAAGTTCCCGGTACTTTTTTTGTTTTATCTAATCCCATTATACATGATGGAGGGAAAATTTATCCTCACCACTCGGATAGATTTGACATTGATGAAAGCCTATTCTATAAGGGTACTTCAGCGGTGCTGGCTACCGTTTTAAAATATTTAGACTTAGGAGGTTTAAAATGAAGAATATACGATTACACCTGACAGTTCTTGTTTTGGTTGTTATTTCGGAATTCATCGGAAAGTTTGCATTTAAGGTTGGGATAGGAACGATAGTTCTTTTGCCGATGCTTTATGCTTTAATTCTCGGTATTTTAACAACATTAAAAAAAGTTAAAATCTCCGGAGACAAAGAGATTAAAGACGCAGGAAGTCTTATAAGTATTACTCTTATGCTTTTGATGGCAAAGTATGGAACAACAATAGGTCCCAGTATTTGGAATATCTTAAAAGCAAGTCCTGCTCTTATTTTGCAGGAATTCGGAAACCTAGGAACCGTTATCTTGGGTGTTCCTATTGCAGTATTGCTCGGTCTTAAACGGGAAGCTATAGGCGGTGCTCATTCAATTTCACGAGAGCCTAATGTTGCTATTGTTGCAGAAAGATATGGTCTAAATTCTCCTGAAGGTGAAGGGGTATTAGGAGTTTATCTTGTAGGGACTGTTTTTGGCACCATATTTATAGGTCTTATGGCAAGTATTTTGGCTTCAGCAACATTCTTACATCCCTATGCTCTTGCTATGGCATCAGGAGTAGGTTCTGCATCTATGATGACAGCCTCAGTAGGTTCTCTTATAGAGTTATTCCCCGATATGGCAGAAAATATCAAGGCCTTTGGAGCAGCAAGTAATTTGCTTTCGGGATTAGACGGCGTTTATATGTCAATTTTCCTTGCTCTGCCCTTCTCGGAATGGCTATTTAAAAAATGCTATAAGATGAAATATCATGAGGCCGCTCCTCTTCCATCAGTTCCGACTGAAGTTAGCGCCGGCAGTTCAAATTAAGGAGGCTTTTGTATATGAAATTTAAGAATGCATTAATTGTTTTACTTATAACGGCTCTTATTTCTTTGGTAGGTAACTTCGTAGGTCCTAAAATCAATCCGATTACAGCCCTGCCCGGTATGTTGATTCTTGTAGGTATCGCTGCTGCCGGTATAGGCTTATCAAAAATAATTCCCGGAAAAATACCTGCTGTAGCATATATTGTTACCATTGCTGCTATTCTGACTATTCCCGGTGTTCCTTTTTCAAAGGAAGTATATGAGTATACTGCAAAGGTAAACTTTCTAGCTCTTTGTACACCGATTTTAGCCTATGCCGGTATCTATACCGGTAAAAACTTAAGTTCTCTTAAAAATACCGGTTGGAGAATCTTTGTTTTGGCTGTTGCCGTTATGTTAGGTACTTATATCTTCTCAGCTTTAATTGCTCATTTTATCTTAAAGATTATCGGACAGATATAACAGGTATAATTAAAATATTTGGTGCTCCAATTCGATAGAGTTGGAGCATTTTTTATTACTTTCTACCCCATGTAAAGAACCTCATCGGCAAGGGCGGCTGCCTCATCCTTGTCGTGGGTAACATAGACGGCGGTGTATCCCAAACTCTCCTGCTTTGCCCGCAGCTCCTTGCGTAAGTGCAGACGGAGATCTGCATCGAGGGCCGAGAGGGGTTCATCAAAGAGGATGAGGGAGGGGCTCACTGCAAGACTGCGAGCAAGGGAAACCCTCTGCTTTTCTCCGCCCGAAAGAAGATCGGTTTTGCGCTTTTGTAAGGCTTCTAAATGAAAAAGCTCGACAAGGGGGGCTATTGTTTTGCGGGCTTCCTTTTTGGACATACCTTTAGAAACCAGCCCATAGAAGATATTTTCTTCAACATTGAGATGAGGGAAGAGGGCATAGTCTTGAAAGACCATTCCGATTCCGCGTTTGCCCGGAGGGATTCGGCTTATATCCTTTCCGTCTAAAACAATCTCCCCCGAATCCGGGGCGATAAGACCTGCAATTATTTTTAAAACCGTTGTTTTGCCGCAGCCTGAGGGCCCGAGGAGGGCAAGAGCTTTTCCCTTTTTTAATTCAAAGGAAACGGAAATATCTTTTTCGGTAAAATGTTTTTTTATATTTTTAAGCTGTAAAAATGCTCTTTCGTGTTTCAATATCATTTTAAATTTATTTCTCCTGTAAAAAGAAAACAAAGCCTGTTATAAGGCTTAAGACGACTGCAACTGCAGAAGATTCTACAAAGCGGTATGAAGAAGCGTAATCAAAAATCAGTAAGGCCAGATTGTTAAAATGCGGGATGTTTAAGACTATTGGCAAGGATGCATCTCCTGCACTTATGGCAAAGACAAAGGCTAAGCTTGAAAAAATGCCTCTTTTGCACAAGGGAACTATCACCTTAAAAAAGGCCGTTTTTTTGTCGGGTGAAAGCAAGACTGCCGCATTGATAATATTTTGAGGAATGCGTAAAAGTGAGGTCTGTATTTGAGTCCACGCAAAGGGCCATGCAAGGGAGCTTTGTGCAAAGATTAAAATGAGTTCCGTTCCGTTGGGTTTTAACAAGAGCCAGCCGAAGCCCAGCATTACCGATGAAACTGCCAAGGGCAGATAGGGAATCGCGTATATTTTTCTCCGGTTATAAAAGACGGTAATGTATGCAAAGAACAAAGAAGCTATGAGGCTTACAAGAGCTGTAAGGATGCCGATTTTGATGCTTGTCCAAAGAGCCGTCCAAAAAGTTCGGGATAAAAAAATATTTTTCCATGCCTTAAAATAAAAGAATTTATTAAAGATAGAAGTATAATTTACATTATATGTAGAATGTAAAAAGATAGAAAACAAGGGTGCTATTAAAAAAAGAATAATTATAAAAATCGTAAAGCTAAAAAAAACTTTTTGTCCAAAGCCTTTTATTGAGGTGCGCTCCCTTATTCCCTTTAGGTTTTCGTTTTGTACTCTCATCTTTTTTTGCAGGTTAGAATAGATGAGGATTAAAATTAAGGCCGCAGATATTTCGGTGAGGGCTATCTTTGCGGCAAGGTTCATATCCAATTTTGTGCGGGCTGCCTTGTAAAGTTCTACCTCTAAGGTGGTAAGGGCAAGGCCTCCGAAAAGCAGGATTATTATAAAACTAAAAAAGCAAAAAAGGAAGATCAACAAAAAGGAAACGGCTATAGAATTTAAAAGAGCCGGAAAGGTTATGGTTTTAAAGATTCTAAATTTACTTGCCCCTAAAAGGAGGGCAGCATTAGGTTCATCTTCGCTTAAGCGTTCCCAAACTTGAGAGATTGTTTTCATCGCAAGGGGAAAGTTGTAAAAGCCGTGGATTATAATTACTCCCGTCATCGAAAACACAAAATTGACAGGCGGTTCGTCTTGGTTTAATAAGTTCTTTAAAAAAGAATTTAGGACTCCGTTATTCCCAAAAAAGATTATAAAGGAAAGGGCGACGATTATTGCAGGCACGCAGAGCGGAACACTTGACAGGGCCAGTAAAAATTTTCTGCCCCGAAAGTTTTTTCTTGCACAAAGGTAGGCCGCAGCAAAGCCTACGGTGCAGGCAAGCAGGGCAGAAAAAAAAGCCTGAGAAACCGTAAAAACCGTTATCCTAAAAATATGCGAAAAATCAAAGGAGCTTTTGACTCCCGTAATATGCGAAAAATCAAAGCGTGAAGAAAATAAGGGAACAAAGCTCAATATTAACGGAAGAAAAAAAGAAAGAAGGACAAGAAAAAAGATAAGGCTGCCGAGTGGCAAAACAAGGCTGCCTATCTTAGATGGGCGACCTATTTTAAATAGGCGCCATATCTTTGATATGGCGCCGCCCGGCCGAAGGCCTTCTTGTTTATTTTTGTAAAACATTAATTACGGCGTTGACCGATTCGGTTTGATCTTCTGAAGGAATGCGCAAGATTTTTGCAGGTTTGGGAACATCCTTGTAAGAAGCAGGAAGGGGAAGCCCCTTGATAACCGGATACATAAACTGAGTTTCGGGAAGGAGGCTTTGAGCTTCTTCCGTCAGCATAAAGTCGATAAAGGCCTTTGCTCCCTTAACATTAGCAGCATTAGCGGATATTCCCATACCTTCAATTTGAATGACATGGCCTTCTGCGAAAACCAATGGCCGGAAGCGGTCTGTTTTGTCATACAAAACATGGGAAGCCAAGCTGCTTGTATACGAGATAGCCATAGGTGCTTCTCCGGCTGTAAAATAGCCGTAACCTGTGCTCCACTTGGGGGCCATTGCAAAGATATTCGGCTTGAGGGCCTTCCAAAAGTTGAGGTACTCATCACCAAAAACAGCCTTTGTCCACGCAACCATGCCTAAGCCTGTTGTACTTGAGCTAGGATCCAAAACTACAATCTTTTTTGTATAGGAAGGATCGGTCAGTTCCTTTAAAGATGCGGGCTTTTTGATTTTGGCCTTTGTATCGAACATAAATGCAAAATAGCCGTAATCAAAGGGGGTTAAAAGCCAATCGTCTGCAATAAGAACATCCGAATCTATCTTGTTTGCGGCCGTAGGTTTATAGGCTTTTAAAACATCTGCCTTGCGGGCTTTTTCGATAAGATGGTTATCGATACCAATGAGCACATCGGCTGTAGAAGCCTTACCCTCCAATATGGCCCTGTTTAAAACGCCTTCTTTGCAGACGACATATTCTACATCCTTGCCCGTTTTTGCCTTAAAGAGCTCGGCAATTTTCGGGCCGGGACCGTAGTCGGCAGCAAAGGATTTTGTCGTGTAGACCACAACCTTTGTTCCGTCAGATTCTTTTGCTCCGCCTGCAAAAAGAGCGGCACAACCGATAATTAAAAATGAGAAAATTAAAATAGAGCGTAAATGATTTTTCATATGCTCCCTCCGCCGGTATTATCCGGATCAGGTAATAGGGCATCCGTGCGGACAGCCCTTTGCGGGTATGTTCTCAGCTTGTATAAGCACCCCGGCGAAAGCGAGTGTAGCATAAGAAGAACAAAAATTCAAGAGGAGGGGAATTGATAGACTCAGTTATTTCTTTAATTGTCATAAACAGCGGGATTGTTTTCCTGCTGCTGTCACCGTATCTCTATCGGGAGTGCCGGCGTGCCGATACCCTAAGCTCATTGTCGAGTGTATTTTCGATGTAGTCTATCGTCCTGTTAAATAATTGAATACTGTTCATCTTTTCTCCTGTATTATTATGGAAATTATATAAACAAAATACCTTACCGTCCCGATATTTTTTGTACAAATTTTATGGGATCAAACAAGTTTTATAAGTTAATTTTGCAGGTTAAAGCGGGTGTTATACGTTTATAAAATATAATAATACCAATTACTTCCATAGTTGGTATCAAAATTTTCTTTAGTGTCAAATTCAATATTTATTTTGTCTACATTTAATTTGTTATTAAAATCAAATTCTTTCAATGAAGAATAAATATAATTTTTTATCATCATTTCAATTCTATATTTTTCTAGTTTATTCGGAATTTGTACATTTGAATAAAAAAATACAACAACACGTGTATAAAATACTTTCTTTATTATCCAGATATTTTTATTATTTATTTCTTTTTTTAGGAAATTCAAATCTTCTGGTAGATTTTTATATATTCGCTCTAATTCTTCTCGTTCAAATGATGAAAAATAGGTGAAAAATCTTGCCTTATATTTATTTTGCAATTCAAATTCTTTTTCGGCTATATAAAAAGTAATTTCATTTTTTTTTCTTATTATCAAATTTAATATTTTTTTCTTGAGAGTTATTTTCTAATTTTACTTCAAAACGAATCAGATTTTTGTTATTAGAATTTTTTATTAATGTAAATAAAATTTCATGTATATCTATGTTATATGTTTTAGAAATATACTCTTGAATTTCTTGATAATCTTCTTCTTTAATTTCACTGGTTATCAAAATTTCTTGCTTTACTTTATATTTTTTATAATAAATAACAAAAAAAATTGAAAGTACAATTAGAATCACTAAAAAATACATTTTTATTCCTAAAATCCAATGCACTGCGTTGTGCGTATAATGGGCGGCGGATAAGCTGCAAGAAGCTTTCAAAGCCTTTAGGCTTTTGAGCTTCGCTGTCAGCTTAATTCACGTGTTGGACGGCGCTGTGCGCCGGACGACACGCGGAGATTCCGCCGCCCGTTGAACGGGCGCGTATTTACCCGTTTGGGGTTTTCAGCGTGTTTTTGCGCAAAAGACGTATCGTTTGCGCCCTTTGTTTGCTGTTCCGCCCGCGGAAAAACAGCCGGTCGGCAATGGGCGTTTTGCATATCGGCGCTTTTGTGCATCTTCGTCGTCTATATAGTCTTTTAAGACTGCGCCGAATCGGTCAAAAAGATTTTCCGTTTCCATTTTTCGTGTACTCGGTTAAAAAAAAGCGAATAAGCAGTTCCCGCAATGTATTCAATATCGATATTTTTATAAAAACTCCGTTTTTTTCATCGTATATCCAATAGGGCATCTCTAAAAACCTTGTTGGATTTTTAGAGATGCCCGACGAGTTTTTCATAAGTCTTTATATATTAATGACTTATGAAAAACATCGCAAATTAAATTAAAGGGAGCCTCTAAAAAACTGATGTTTTTAGAGGCTCCCTTTAATTCTTCATTTTTACAATCATCTTCATTAATTTCTATTTTAAAATACTCATAGTTTAAAGACCAACTATTTTTGTTGAAATTAAACTCCTCTTTTTTTAATGAATGCTGCATTAAGTTAGCTACTTTTCAATCTACCTCCTAGTGAGAAAATTAGAAAATTAATCAGAATTTGCAATCTCATCTGCATTCTCTTTCAAATAAACAAAGTCTAATTGTCTCGCCGCTTCAATATATTCGCTTAATTTATCTGATTTTATTTTATAAAGAACACTGAGTGCCATTATTTTTTGATACTCTTCAGCATAGGTATCACCCTTATATTTGTCTCTTTCCCAAAATTCAATCGCATACTGTTCTGCTTTTTTATAATCTATCTCACTTAAAGCACTTAAAGACATTCTCTGTGTATATTCATCATCTACATTTATATACTTGAATACCCAATCAGTAACTGAACTATCATCTTTATAAACTGGCAATCTTTTTACTAACTGCCACTTCGCAGTTGTATAAATTGAATCTATACATCTTTCAATCAAATATTTAAACCATTCTTTATATGACGAAATAAAGTCAGCCAAATATTCGCATTCATTGTCCCTGGCTACACAATAAAGTATAGATTCTAAATCAGTTTCGGTAACATCTTTTACTTCTACATTCTTTACAAATGAGATTGCAGATTCTCTCATTCTATCAAAAGAAGGACCTAGAAATTCTCCATTATCAGTATCTTCAGTCATCTCAGAATAATGCTTATAAACCCATTCTTTGTATATTCTCACTTCTTCATTTAGTATTCGGCTGTATTTATTCAAACGCCCACCCCTAACATTTATTTGATATGAATTTTTTCATATTCTTCTCTTTAAAACTTAAATTTGTAACTATCATTTTTTTCTCTTCTTCATTTTCAATCTCTTTAGCTACAACACCAATTAACTTTCCCAATCAATGGATATGATTTTTGCATCTTCACCGAATTTTACGCAGAGTATTTCATCGCTTTCATCAGGTGCAATCATAAAATCCATTGCGATGTGCGGCTGTTCACTGTCAATCCATAAGTCTACATTCGTTACCGTCATTTTACTTACAAACTCGGTAATATCGCTCGGCAAATCTTCCAGTCCGCATTCTTCAATATGAAAGTCGATATAGTAGCTGTCATCTTTTAAATATGCTATAAGTGTTTTTCTTGCTTCTTTTATTTTATCATCTATGTTCTCAAGAAACTGTGCATAAAGGTCGAGTATGCCGGCCGGTACTTCTCCATTTTTATCGAACCAAAGACAGGTATCTATCCCCTGAATCTCTTTTTCCCAAATTACTTCCGCATCGTCTGTTATCGCAAGATTCAACTGACCGAAGTATTGATGTTCCATTTTTTTCATAGCTTAATCTCCTATTATTTAGTATATCATGGGCACCTCTAAAAAGCTGTTTTTTAGTAACCATAACGGGCGGCGGATAAGCTGCAAGAAGTGAGAAAGCCTTTAGGCTTTTGAGCTTCGCCGTCAGCTTAATTCGCATGTTGGACGGCGCTGCGCTCCGGACGACAGGCGGATATGCCGCCGCCCGTTGAACGGACGCACTGCGTCCGTTCAACATTCGCTTAACCTGCATTTGCGGCTCCTCCGCAATGTCAGGTTGAAGCGGGTGTTAGGTGCAATTTTATTCCTTAACATCTAAGGATATATATAATATTGAATGATCACTTAAAGTTTTGATCTTTCCATAATTGAAGTTTTTCCCTTTATATTGCTTTACATCATCCATGTGTTGTGTTTCTACAAATTGATATAATTCTTTGCTGATAAAAATATGATCATCTTGTATTACTTCCACATCATTATAACCGTTCAAATTACCACGAAAGAATGTTTGTTTGTATAAAGGTTCACATTCTATTAAGTTGGAATTCTTTATTGTTTCATTAAAGAATACTTTATCATCAGGATTTCCATGTATATAATAC
It encodes:
- a CDS encoding DUF2004 domain-containing protein produces the protein MKKMEHQYFGQLNLAITDDAEVIWEKEIQGIDTCLWFDKNGEVPAGILDLYAQFLENIDDKIKEARKTLIAYLKDDSYYIDFHIEECGLEDLPSDITEFVSKMTVTNVDLWIDSEQPHIAMDFMIAPDESDEILCVKFGEDAKIISIDWES